In one Pempheris klunzingeri isolate RE-2024b chromosome 8, fPemKlu1.hap1, whole genome shotgun sequence genomic region, the following are encoded:
- the paqr6 gene encoding membrane progestin receptor delta encodes MLSIKLPQLFDIHQVPKVFREDSIISGYRHPRSSALDCVLSSFQMNNETINIWTHFLPTWYFLWRFCVLCSTLNFLTDSYTWPLLVYMLLICIYPFTSSCAHTFSTMSPESRHICYFFDYGALSLYSLGCAISYGYYVIPDCWVNSWLHQHFVPIAIGNTLFCTSLSCYSRFLELQFPQRSKALRTGAFVIPFIFDTIPLFYRILLCCGGSCSPSDALSSHCYHLLFAFLTCFLFTAHLPERLAPGRFDYFGHSHQLFHISAVVGTHFQMEGVLADMTSRRAWLLAHGGMPSFLGTIGVLSASLILNLGVIGIFSAPLLWKPCHSSNQPHASKHECKEQ; translated from the exons atgctcagtatCAAGCTTCCCCAGCTCTTTGACATCCACCAAGTCCCCAAG GTGTTCAGGGAGGACAGCATCATCTCTGGATACCGTCACCCACGGAGCTCAGCGCTGGACTGCGTCCTCAGCAGCTTCCAGATGAACAACGAGACGATCAACATCTGGACCCACTTCCTGCCAACATG GTACTTCCTGTGGCGCTTCTGTGTGCTCTGCTCCACTCTGAACTTCCTGACCGACAGCTACACCTGGCCTCTGCTGGTGTACATGCTGCTCATCTGCATTTACCCCTTCACCTCCAGCTGTGCGCACACCTTCAGCACCATGTCCCCGGAGTCCCGCCACATCTGCTACTTCTTTGACTACGGAGCGCTCAGCCTCTACAGTCTGG GTTGTGCTATTAGCTACGGATACTACGTCATACCAGACTGCTGGGTGAACAGCTGGCTCCATCAACACTTTGTCCCCATTGCCATTGGAAACACGCTGTTCTGCACCAGTCTGTCCTGCTATTCCAG GTTCCTGGAGCTGCAGTTCCCACAGAGAAGTAAAGCTCTAAGGACCGGAGCGTTTGTCATTCCATTTATATTTGACACTATTCCTCTGTTTTACAGG ATCCTTCTGTGCTGCGGGGGAAGCTGCAGCCCGAGCGATGCCTTGTCCAGTCACTGTTACCACCTCCTCTTTGCCTTCCTCACCTGTTTCCTGTTTACTGCCCACCTCCCGGAGAGGTTGGCCCCAGGGCGCTTCGACTACTTTG GCCACAGCCACCAGCTGTTCCACATCAGCGCCGTGGTGGGGACCCACTTCCAGATGGAGGGCGTGCTCGCGGACATGACGTCACGGAGGGCGTGGCTCCTGGCCCACGGGGGGATGCCGTCCTTCCTGGGGACCATCGGGGTGCTGTCCGCCAGCCTCATCCTCAACCTGGGCGTCATCGGCATTTTCAGCGCCCCGCTGCTGTGGAAACCCTGTCACAGCTCCAACCAGCCGCACGCATCGAAGCATGAGTGCAAGGAGCAGTGA